In the genome of Flavobacterium panacagri, one region contains:
- a CDS encoding lipopolysaccharide kinase InaA family protein encodes MIFRLNQEYEKSKHILLGYINSFESKGQDFIVGQRNKIKLFDLDDKKINVKSFKIPHLINKIAYKYFRKSKARRSFEFANKLIEFGVGTPKPIAFAEFYSFLGLDKSYYICEQLDCDLTYRELIEVENYPDHDTILRQFTRFSFNLHEKGIEFLDHSPGNTLIKKNAEGNYDYFLVDLNRMKFHNSMTFEMRMKNLSRLTPLKEMIEVMSNEYAKLYKEESEQKIFDTLWKYTSDFQEGFYRKKRIKKKLKFWKK; translated from the coding sequence ATGATTTTCAGATTAAATCAGGAATATGAGAAATCCAAACATATTCTTCTAGGGTATATTAATTCTTTTGAATCTAAAGGGCAGGATTTTATTGTTGGACAACGAAATAAAATAAAGCTCTTTGATTTAGACGATAAAAAAATTAATGTTAAGTCTTTTAAAATACCGCATTTAATAAATAAAATTGCCTACAAATATTTTAGAAAATCAAAAGCAAGACGTTCATTTGAGTTTGCAAATAAACTAATTGAATTTGGAGTTGGAACGCCAAAACCAATAGCATTTGCCGAATTTTATTCTTTCTTAGGATTGGATAAAAGTTATTATATATGCGAACAATTAGATTGTGATTTGACTTATAGAGAGCTGATAGAGGTTGAAAACTATCCAGATCACGACACTATTTTAAGACAGTTTACAAGATTTAGTTTCAACTTACATGAAAAAGGAATAGAGTTTTTAGATCATTCTCCTGGAAATACTTTAATTAAAAAAAATGCAGAAGGCAATTACGATTATTTTCTAGTAGATTTAAATCGAATGAAGTTTCATAACAGCATGACTTTTGAAATGCGAATGAAAAACCTTAGCAGATTAACTCCTTTAAAGGAAATGATAGAGGTTATGAGTAATGAATATGCTAAGTTATACAAAGAAGAATCTGAGCAAAAAATCTTTGATACACTTTGGAAATATACTTCAGATTTTCAAGAAGGTTTTTACAGAAAAAAAAGAATCAAAAAGAAACTTAAATTTTGGAAGAAGTAA
- a CDS encoding L-threonylcarbamoyladenylate synthase yields the protein MNEEIIKAYEVIKDGGIILYPTDTVWGIGCDATNAEAVAKIYKLKQRAETQSMIVLMNGEKMMYNVFKNIPDVAWQIWDLSDKPTTLILDDARNVAPNIIAADKSLGVRLVKEPFCYKLMERMKKPLVSTSANISGQPTPIAFKDISPEIINGVDYVVNLYQDKINGKSSTIIKLTNDSQVKVIRK from the coding sequence ATGAACGAAGAAATAATAAAAGCATACGAAGTTATTAAAGATGGCGGTATCATTCTTTATCCTACAGACACTGTTTGGGGAATTGGGTGTGATGCTACTAATGCTGAAGCTGTTGCTAAAATCTACAAATTGAAACAGCGTGCGGAAACACAAAGCATGATTGTTTTGATGAATGGAGAAAAAATGATGTACAATGTTTTTAAAAACATTCCCGACGTTGCTTGGCAAATTTGGGATTTATCAGATAAACCAACCACATTAATTCTTGATGATGCTAGAAATGTAGCTCCAAATATTATTGCAGCAGATAAATCTCTTGGAGTTCGATTGGTTAAAGAACCTTTCTGTTACAAATTAATGGAGAGAATGAAAAAACCTTTGGTATCGACTTCTGCAAATATTTCTGGACAGCCAACACCAATTGCTTTTAAAGATATTAGTCCCGAAATAATCAATGGTGTAGATTATGTCGTAAACTTATACCAAGACAAAATCAACGGAAAATCTTCTACGATCATTAAATTAACGAATGATTCTCAAGTAAAAGTGATTCGTAAATAG